Proteins from one Malaya genurostris strain Urasoe2022 chromosome 2, Malgen_1.1, whole genome shotgun sequence genomic window:
- the LOC131431658 gene encoding stress-activated protein kinase JNK isoform X1: MICNMTNKFEKYQFGDTEFEVPVRYVRLEAKGFGAQGMVCAAYDTITQQNVAIKKLSRPFQNVTHAKRAYREFKLMKLVNHKNIIGLLNAFTPQRTLEEFQDVYLVMELMDANLCQVIQMDLDHERMSYLLYQMLCGIKHLHSAGIIHRDLKPSNIVVKSDCTLKILDFGLARTAGTTFMMTPYVVTRYYRAPEVILGMGYKENVDIWSVGCIMGEMIRGGVLFPGTDHIDQWNKIIEQLGTPSPSFMARLQPTVRNYVENRPRYTGYPFDRLFPDVLFPTDSNEHNRLKASQARDLLSKMLVVDPEHRISVDQALVHSYINVWYDESEVNAPAPGPYDHSVDEREHTVEQWKELIYQEVMEYEARNNLADGEGTPR, encoded by the exons ATGATTTGCAACATGACTAataaattcgaaaaataccAATTCGGCGATACCGAGTTCGAAGTACCGGTGCGGTATGTCCGGCTCGAAGCAAAGGGATTCGGTGCGCAAGGAATGGTCTG TgccgcatacgacacaatcacaCAGCAGAATGTTGCCATCAAAAAGCTATCACGACCGTTCCAGAACGTCACACATGCCAAACGAGCCTACAGGGAATTTAAGCTTATGAAATTAGTCAATCATAAAAAT ATAATCGGACTGTTGAATGCATTCACACCGCAGCGCACGCTCGAGGAGTTCCAGGATGTCTACCTCGTTATGGAGCTTATGGATGCCAATCTGTGCCAGGTCATTCAGATGGACCTGGACCACGAGCGAATGTCCTACCTGCTGTACCAGATGCTGTGCGGCATTAAGCATCTGCACTCGGCCGGAATTATTCACCGG GACTTGAAACCTTCAAACATAGTGGTCAAGTCGGATTGTACGTTGAAAATTCTAGATTTTGGACTGGCACGTACCGCCGGTACGACTTTCATGATGACGCCGTACGTGGTGACGCGGTACTACCGCGCTCCGGAGGTGATTCTCGGCATGGGTTACAAGGAGAATGTCGACATCTGGTCTGTCGGGTGCATCATGGGTGAAATGATCCGCGGCGGGGTGCTATTTCCCGGTACCGATCATATTGATCAGTGGAATAAAATTATAG AGCAATTGGGCACACCGTCGCCTTCGTTTATGGCCCGGCTACAACCGACGGTGCGGAACTACGTCGAAAACCGTCCACGGTATACGGGCTATCCGTTCGATCGGCTTTTCCCGGACGTACTTTTCCCGACGGATTCGAACGAACACAACCGTCTCAAGGCTAGTCAAGCACGGGATCTGCTCAGCAAGATGCTAGTCGTCGATCCCGAGCATCGCATCTCCGTCGACCAGGCACTGGTGCACAGCTACATCAACGTGTGGTACGACGAGAGCGAAGTCAATGCG CCCGCTCCGGGACCATACGACCACAGCGTAGACGAACGGGAGCACACTGTCGAGCAGTGGAAGGAGCTCATCTACCAGGAGGTCATGGAATACGAGGCCCGCAATAATCTGGCCGACGGTGAAGGTACCCCGCGGTAG
- the LOC131431658 gene encoding stress-activated protein kinase JNK isoform X2 translates to MSSRHAFYTVEVGDTKFTILKRYQNLKPIGSGAQGIVCAAYDTITQQNVAIKKLSRPFQNVTHAKRAYREFKLMKLVNHKNIIGLLNAFTPQRTLEEFQDVYLVMELMDANLCQVIQMDLDHERMSYLLYQMLCGIKHLHSAGIIHRDLKPSNIVVKSDCTLKILDFGLARTAGTTFMMTPYVVTRYYRAPEVILGMGYKENVDIWSVGCIMGEMIRGGVLFPGTDHIDQWNKIIEQLGTPSPSFMARLQPTVRNYVENRPRYTGYPFDRLFPDVLFPTDSNEHNRLKASQARDLLSKMLVVDPEHRISVDQALVHSYINVWYDESEVNAPAPGPYDHSVDEREHTVEQWKELIYQEVMEYEARNNLADGEGTPR, encoded by the exons TgccgcatacgacacaatcacaCAGCAGAATGTTGCCATCAAAAAGCTATCACGACCGTTCCAGAACGTCACACATGCCAAACGAGCCTACAGGGAATTTAAGCTTATGAAATTAGTCAATCATAAAAAT ATAATCGGACTGTTGAATGCATTCACACCGCAGCGCACGCTCGAGGAGTTCCAGGATGTCTACCTCGTTATGGAGCTTATGGATGCCAATCTGTGCCAGGTCATTCAGATGGACCTGGACCACGAGCGAATGTCCTACCTGCTGTACCAGATGCTGTGCGGCATTAAGCATCTGCACTCGGCCGGAATTATTCACCGG GACTTGAAACCTTCAAACATAGTGGTCAAGTCGGATTGTACGTTGAAAATTCTAGATTTTGGACTGGCACGTACCGCCGGTACGACTTTCATGATGACGCCGTACGTGGTGACGCGGTACTACCGCGCTCCGGAGGTGATTCTCGGCATGGGTTACAAGGAGAATGTCGACATCTGGTCTGTCGGGTGCATCATGGGTGAAATGATCCGCGGCGGGGTGCTATTTCCCGGTACCGATCATATTGATCAGTGGAATAAAATTATAG AGCAATTGGGCACACCGTCGCCTTCGTTTATGGCCCGGCTACAACCGACGGTGCGGAACTACGTCGAAAACCGTCCACGGTATACGGGCTATCCGTTCGATCGGCTTTTCCCGGACGTACTTTTCCCGACGGATTCGAACGAACACAACCGTCTCAAGGCTAGTCAAGCACGGGATCTGCTCAGCAAGATGCTAGTCGTCGATCCCGAGCATCGCATCTCCGTCGACCAGGCACTGGTGCACAGCTACATCAACGTGTGGTACGACGAGAGCGAAGTCAATGCG CCCGCTCCGGGACCATACGACCACAGCGTAGACGAACGGGAGCACACTGTCGAGCAGTGGAAGGAGCTCATCTACCAGGAGGTCATGGAATACGAGGCCCGCAATAATCTGGCCGACGGTGAAGGTACCCCGCGGTAG